Proteins encoded together in one Hylaeus volcanicus isolate JK05 chromosome 3, UHH_iyHylVolc1.0_haploid, whole genome shotgun sequence window:
- the LOC128874465 gene encoding leukocyte receptor cluster member 8 homolog isoform X1 → MSEGEATASQKKQQPFQQQPQLGVGSMANMAWQYPSPNSIHNMFPPYSGQLYGPGYQGVPHQGQIFNYYHAMMPGYGQPFTPQQILQQQQQQQQQQQQQQQQQQQQQQQQQQGNSQGKQLHQQPPVPGTPMSLDDDADLPPLPPGPPPSMQILQQHNNQIQPLMQSHPGYVYNSFPYGNWNGMHGDVSQYNNQIRFNAQNKKNGLAFTPSGNSGAAKKKRKRNKNLAAQFNNSFQANSPTTNFVPGPNLKTELPPLPPAQREVAAPPPPTEETPTPTTPVTTTANTTPSAGSPAVGTSSVMTTASPVGDWPDSLKNYVNRCYEKCKTAVDKDQVEIILKGKITRAANDGSLWVKDWDQEPLPSIHSERMTMTIKPQKPALKLNNLANPLMNAQGGLRKPGLSTSLGARLGARLSVNHKRSRSRSRTRSRSRSKSRSRSRSKSRSRSNTRSPPSRKYRRSTSSSSNVSDREHDYKSLKTKKSTKNKQNHSGKKTKKTKQMKSHFYSEFGLATGNTEELGSKEKLQQRAARFNDSISRTVSNGVKDDSSGDFDFTGLHIVGICKDIEKPYLRLTSAPAPSAVRPVSVLQNSLAHVKKRWVAEQDYRYACDQLKSIRQDLTVQGIRDAFTVHVYETHARVALEKGDHEEFNQCQTQLRMLYQDVGGENRCEFIAYRILYYIFTKNTQDLTTILAALSKEDKNDECIKHALKVRSAWWLGNFHAFFKLYTSAPRMAAFLMDWFAARERKNALKCMIKSYRQNLAVDFVVAELAFESLDKFYEFVNELGLVYADPEQHLIDCKTSSGSLGAW, encoded by the exons ATGTCAGAAGGCGAGGCAACAGCGTCGCAGAAGAAACAGCAGCCATTTCAGCAACAGCCACAACTTGGAGTAGGCTCAATGGCGAACATGGCATGGCAATATCCTTCGCCAAACAGTATCCACAACATGTTTCCTCCATACTCGGg ACAATTGTATGGACCTGGGTATCAAGGTGTACCTCATCAAgggcaaatatttaattattatcatgcAATGATGCCAGGGTATGGACAACCTTTTACTCCACAGCAGATActacagcaacagcaacaacaacagcagcaacagcagcagcagcaacaacaacaacagcagcagcagcagcagcagcagcagggCAACAGTCAAGGAAAACAGCTTCATCAACAACCACCTGTACCTGGAACACCAATGTCATTGGATGACGATGCCGACCTTCCCCCTTTACCACCTGGGCCACCACCGTCGATGCAGATCTTACAACAGCACAATAATCAAATACAACCACTGATGCAGTCCCATCCAGGATATGTGTACAACTCGTTTCCATATGGTAATTGGAATGGAATGCACGGGGATGTGTCGC AATATAATAATCAAATTCGTTTCAATGCGCAAAACAAGAAAAACGGCTTGGCGTTTACTCCGTCTGGCAATAGTGGAGCTGCAAAGAAAAAACGTAAGCGGAACAAAAACTTAGCGGCTCAATTCAACAATAGCTTTCAGGCGAATAGTCCAACAACGAATTTCGTACCTGGTCCCAATTTGAAGACCGAATTACCACCCTTACCCCCCGCGCAGCGTGAAGTAGCAGCTCCTCCTCCACCGACCGAGGAAACTCCCACTCCTACTACACCTGTTACTACAACTGCTAATACAACTCCTAGTGCTGGTAGCCCAGCGGTAGGTACTTCCTCTGTCATGACAACTGCCAGTCCAGTTGGAGATTGGCCCGATAGCTTGAAGAACTACGTAAACAGATGTTACGAAAAGTGTAAAACAGCGGTCGACAAGGATCAAGTTGAGATTATattgaaaggaaaaattaCACGTGCTGCGAACGATGGCTCGCTTTGGGTGAAGGACTGGGACCAAGAGCCTCTGCCTAGCATTCACAGCGAACGTATGACTATGACGATAAAGCCTCAAAAACCAGCGttaaagttaaataatttGGCGAATCCGCTAATGAATGCACAGGGAGGCTTGCGCAAGCCAGGTCTCTCTACTTCTCTCGGGGCTCGGCTTGGCGCGCGCCTCTCTGTGAATCACAAACGGTCGAGGTCGAGGTCAAGAACTAGATCAAGATCAAGGTCGAAGTCGCGGTCGAGGTCGAGATCGAAGTCAAGGTCGCGTTCGAATACACGTAGTCCACCATCCCGAAAGTACAGGCGTAGTACGTCGTCTTCGTCCAACGTTAGTGATCGGGAGCATGATTATAAGTCGTTAAAAACCAAAAAGTCtactaaaaacaaacaaaatcacAGCgggaagaaaacgaagaagacTAAACAGATGAAATCACATTTCTATTCAGAGTTTGGTTTAGCTACAGGCAACACTGAGGAGCTAGGGTCCAAGGAGAAATTGCAGCAACGCGCTGCAAGATTTAACGACAGTATTTCTAGGACGGTCAGCAATGGTGTTAAAGATGATTCCTCTGGTGACTTTGATTTCACTGGACTTCACATTGTTGGGATATGCAAGGACATAGAGAAGCCTTACTTGCGTCTGACGTCT GCTCCAGCTCCCTCCGCTGTACGACCGGTAAGTGTACTCCAAAATTCTTTGGCACATGTCAAGAAGCGCTGGGTGGCTGAACAAGACTATAGATATGCTTGTGATCAACTTAAATCTATTCGTCAAGACCTTACCGTCCAAGGTATAAGAGATGCATTTACAGTCCATGTATATGAAACACACGCCCGCGTAGCTTTAGAAAAAGGTGATCACGAAGAGTTCAATCAGTGTCAGACACAGTTGAGGATGCTGTATCAAGATGTTGGTGGAGAAAATCGGTGTGAATTCATCGCATACCggatattgtattatatttttacaaaaaatactcAAG atTTAACAACTATTTTAGCAGCATTGTCCAAGGAGGACAAGAACGATGAGTGCATAAAGCACGCATTGAAAGTACGTTCTGCATGGTGGTTGGGTAATTTCCATGCCTTTTTCAAATTGTACACATCTGCTCCAAGAATGGCGGCTTTCCTGATGGACTGGTTCGCTGCAAGAGAACGCAAGAATGCATTGAAGTGCATGATAAAGTC CTACCGACAAAATTTGGCGGTTGATTTCGTCGTAGCAGAATTGGCCTTTGAATCTTTGGACAAGTTTTATGAATTTGTCAATGAATTGGGATTGGTTTATGCTGATCCTGAACAACATCTTATCGACTGCAAGACAAGCAGTGGTTCTCTAGGTGCTTGGTAA
- the LOC128874465 gene encoding leukocyte receptor cluster member 8 homolog isoform X2, with translation MANMAWQYPSPNSIHNMFPPYSGQLYGPGYQGVPHQGQIFNYYHAMMPGYGQPFTPQQILQQQQQQQQQQQQQQQQQQQQQQQQQQGNSQGKQLHQQPPVPGTPMSLDDDADLPPLPPGPPPSMQILQQHNNQIQPLMQSHPGYVYNSFPYGNWNGMHGDVSQYNNQIRFNAQNKKNGLAFTPSGNSGAAKKKRKRNKNLAAQFNNSFQANSPTTNFVPGPNLKTELPPLPPAQREVAAPPPPTEETPTPTTPVTTTANTTPSAGSPAVGTSSVMTTASPVGDWPDSLKNYVNRCYEKCKTAVDKDQVEIILKGKITRAANDGSLWVKDWDQEPLPSIHSERMTMTIKPQKPALKLNNLANPLMNAQGGLRKPGLSTSLGARLGARLSVNHKRSRSRSRTRSRSRSKSRSRSRSKSRSRSNTRSPPSRKYRRSTSSSSNVSDREHDYKSLKTKKSTKNKQNHSGKKTKKTKQMKSHFYSEFGLATGNTEELGSKEKLQQRAARFNDSISRTVSNGVKDDSSGDFDFTGLHIVGICKDIEKPYLRLTSAPAPSAVRPVSVLQNSLAHVKKRWVAEQDYRYACDQLKSIRQDLTVQGIRDAFTVHVYETHARVALEKGDHEEFNQCQTQLRMLYQDVGGENRCEFIAYRILYYIFTKNTQDLTTILAALSKEDKNDECIKHALKVRSAWWLGNFHAFFKLYTSAPRMAAFLMDWFAARERKNALKCMIKSYRQNLAVDFVVAELAFESLDKFYEFVNELGLVYADPEQHLIDCKTSSGSLGAW, from the exons ATGGCGAACATGGCATGGCAATATCCTTCGCCAAACAGTATCCACAACATGTTTCCTCCATACTCGGg ACAATTGTATGGACCTGGGTATCAAGGTGTACCTCATCAAgggcaaatatttaattattatcatgcAATGATGCCAGGGTATGGACAACCTTTTACTCCACAGCAGATActacagcaacagcaacaacaacagcagcaacagcagcagcagcaacaacaacaacagcagcagcagcagcagcagcagcagggCAACAGTCAAGGAAAACAGCTTCATCAACAACCACCTGTACCTGGAACACCAATGTCATTGGATGACGATGCCGACCTTCCCCCTTTACCACCTGGGCCACCACCGTCGATGCAGATCTTACAACAGCACAATAATCAAATACAACCACTGATGCAGTCCCATCCAGGATATGTGTACAACTCGTTTCCATATGGTAATTGGAATGGAATGCACGGGGATGTGTCGC AATATAATAATCAAATTCGTTTCAATGCGCAAAACAAGAAAAACGGCTTGGCGTTTACTCCGTCTGGCAATAGTGGAGCTGCAAAGAAAAAACGTAAGCGGAACAAAAACTTAGCGGCTCAATTCAACAATAGCTTTCAGGCGAATAGTCCAACAACGAATTTCGTACCTGGTCCCAATTTGAAGACCGAATTACCACCCTTACCCCCCGCGCAGCGTGAAGTAGCAGCTCCTCCTCCACCGACCGAGGAAACTCCCACTCCTACTACACCTGTTACTACAACTGCTAATACAACTCCTAGTGCTGGTAGCCCAGCGGTAGGTACTTCCTCTGTCATGACAACTGCCAGTCCAGTTGGAGATTGGCCCGATAGCTTGAAGAACTACGTAAACAGATGTTACGAAAAGTGTAAAACAGCGGTCGACAAGGATCAAGTTGAGATTATattgaaaggaaaaattaCACGTGCTGCGAACGATGGCTCGCTTTGGGTGAAGGACTGGGACCAAGAGCCTCTGCCTAGCATTCACAGCGAACGTATGACTATGACGATAAAGCCTCAAAAACCAGCGttaaagttaaataatttGGCGAATCCGCTAATGAATGCACAGGGAGGCTTGCGCAAGCCAGGTCTCTCTACTTCTCTCGGGGCTCGGCTTGGCGCGCGCCTCTCTGTGAATCACAAACGGTCGAGGTCGAGGTCAAGAACTAGATCAAGATCAAGGTCGAAGTCGCGGTCGAGGTCGAGATCGAAGTCAAGGTCGCGTTCGAATACACGTAGTCCACCATCCCGAAAGTACAGGCGTAGTACGTCGTCTTCGTCCAACGTTAGTGATCGGGAGCATGATTATAAGTCGTTAAAAACCAAAAAGTCtactaaaaacaaacaaaatcacAGCgggaagaaaacgaagaagacTAAACAGATGAAATCACATTTCTATTCAGAGTTTGGTTTAGCTACAGGCAACACTGAGGAGCTAGGGTCCAAGGAGAAATTGCAGCAACGCGCTGCAAGATTTAACGACAGTATTTCTAGGACGGTCAGCAATGGTGTTAAAGATGATTCCTCTGGTGACTTTGATTTCACTGGACTTCACATTGTTGGGATATGCAAGGACATAGAGAAGCCTTACTTGCGTCTGACGTCT GCTCCAGCTCCCTCCGCTGTACGACCGGTAAGTGTACTCCAAAATTCTTTGGCACATGTCAAGAAGCGCTGGGTGGCTGAACAAGACTATAGATATGCTTGTGATCAACTTAAATCTATTCGTCAAGACCTTACCGTCCAAGGTATAAGAGATGCATTTACAGTCCATGTATATGAAACACACGCCCGCGTAGCTTTAGAAAAAGGTGATCACGAAGAGTTCAATCAGTGTCAGACACAGTTGAGGATGCTGTATCAAGATGTTGGTGGAGAAAATCGGTGTGAATTCATCGCATACCggatattgtattatatttttacaaaaaatactcAAG atTTAACAACTATTTTAGCAGCATTGTCCAAGGAGGACAAGAACGATGAGTGCATAAAGCACGCATTGAAAGTACGTTCTGCATGGTGGTTGGGTAATTTCCATGCCTTTTTCAAATTGTACACATCTGCTCCAAGAATGGCGGCTTTCCTGATGGACTGGTTCGCTGCAAGAGAACGCAAGAATGCATTGAAGTGCATGATAAAGTC CTACCGACAAAATTTGGCGGTTGATTTCGTCGTAGCAGAATTGGCCTTTGAATCTTTGGACAAGTTTTATGAATTTGTCAATGAATTGGGATTGGTTTATGCTGATCCTGAACAACATCTTATCGACTGCAAGACAAGCAGTGGTTCTCTAGGTGCTTGGTAA